A window of Desulfovibrio sp. contains these coding sequences:
- the fliL gene encoding flagellar basal body-associated FliL family protein, protein MAAKEKEAPALPEGAVEVPKKKSRVKRIVIILAILLMTLSGAGIGGYWWLYLRTPSSSSGAPASDAAGASAAAGQPAGSSQAGGQGGQGGVSAQGQSGGQGAGGGDGRIERQSDLPRSGGMVLPLPSITVNLSDPTGRRYLKMGMEVEVNADVSAALQANNARIRDAIIMLLAGKNYADISTPDGKVLLKAEVAARLNQILGAQRVIRVYFTDFVVE, encoded by the coding sequence ATGGCGGCCAAGGAAAAAGAAGCCCCGGCCCTGCCCGAGGGGGCGGTTGAAGTCCCCAAGAAAAAATCCCGGGTCAAGCGAATAGTCATTATTTTGGCGATCTTGCTCATGACCTTGAGCGGCGCTGGAATCGGCGGCTACTGGTGGCTCTATCTGCGTACACCCTCCAGCAGTTCGGGCGCTCCTGCGTCCGATGCCGCTGGCGCGTCTGCCGCTGCGGGCCAGCCTGCGGGTTCGTCCCAGGCGGGCGGTCAGGGCGGCCAGGGCGGAGTATCCGCACAAGGTCAGTCTGGCGGCCAGGGCGCAGGCGGAGGCGACGGACGTATTGAACGGCAAAGCGACCTGCCCCGCAGCGGCGGCATGGTGCTGCCCCTGCCGTCCATTACCGTCAACCTGTCCGACCCTACCGGGCGGCGCTATCTCAAGATGGGTATGGAGGTGGAGGTCAACGCCGATGTTTCGGCTGCCCTTCAGGCCAACAACGCTCGCATCCGTGACGCCATCATCATGCTGCTTGCCGGTAAGAATTACGCGGACATATCCACCCCGGACGGCAAGGTGCTGCTCAAGGCCGAAGTGGCGGCGCGCCTTAACCAGATACTTGGGGCACAGCGCGTTATCCGCGTGTACTTTACGGACTTTGTGGTCGAATAG